A single region of the Chitinophaga niabensis genome encodes:
- a CDS encoding sensor histidine kinase — protein sequence MKLLEKYNRINLLSTIAIFVLAGIAFYFALHFTLLRQVDEDLEIEQNEISNFVHQHDSLPRPVEVKDQQILFRQTAEPVEGQLYETIEMPGDEEQFRKLEFSIRAGGQWYNVSVSKSLEGTELITRSVFLITFCTILLILIATFVINRTTLKRLWQPFYHSLEILQQFKVGNRQVLKFPPTGIDEFSFMNATLERSTEKALQDYEALKVFTENASHELQTPLAIIRSKLEVIMQDENMQEHQFAALQGAIEALNKLARMNQSLLLLTKIENEQFASKSLVSIDQLLTKKIAQFKELWEDRHLTVHTEIKAVTLNANKELIEFLLNNLFSNATRHNYDHGEIFISLDEEQMVISNTGNNTPLSKTHLFQRFYNPSNSSTSNGLGLAVIRQICEASGLRVTYDYEVEKHVFTIHFK from the coding sequence ATGAAATTACTGGAAAAATATAACCGTATTAATCTGCTTTCAACAATTGCGATCTTTGTGCTGGCGGGCATTGCTTTTTATTTCGCACTTCACTTCACGCTTTTGCGGCAGGTGGATGAAGATCTTGAAATTGAGCAGAATGAGATCAGCAATTTTGTTCATCAGCACGATTCTTTACCACGCCCCGTAGAGGTAAAAGACCAACAGATCCTCTTTCGCCAAACGGCAGAACCGGTTGAGGGTCAACTCTATGAAACAATAGAAATGCCCGGCGATGAAGAGCAATTCCGGAAACTTGAGTTTAGCATTCGTGCGGGTGGGCAGTGGTATAATGTAAGCGTGAGTAAGTCCCTGGAGGGAACGGAACTCATTACCCGCTCCGTTTTCCTGATCACATTCTGTACCATCCTTTTAATCCTTATTGCCACATTTGTTATTAACAGAACAACCCTAAAAAGGCTGTGGCAGCCTTTTTATCATTCTTTAGAGATCCTGCAGCAGTTCAAAGTAGGGAACCGGCAGGTACTTAAATTTCCCCCCACAGGCATTGACGAGTTCAGCTTTATGAATGCCACGCTGGAACGCAGTACGGAAAAGGCATTACAGGACTATGAAGCGTTAAAGGTATTTACGGAAAACGCATCTCATGAACTCCAGACCCCGCTGGCCATCATCCGGTCTAAACTGGAAGTGATCATGCAGGACGAAAACATGCAGGAGCACCAGTTTGCCGCATTACAAGGAGCGATAGAAGCGCTGAATAAATTAGCAAGGATGAACCAATCCCTGCTGTTACTGACCAAAATAGAAAACGAACAATTCGCCTCTAAATCCCTGGTGAGCATTGATCAGCTCTTAACGAAGAAAATTGCGCAATTTAAAGAACTTTGGGAGGACAGGCATCTGACGGTCCATACAGAGATTAAAGCGGTAACCCTCAACGCCAATAAGGAGTTGATCGAATTTTTACTGAATAACCTTTTCAGCAATGCTACCCGGCATAATTACGATCATGGAGAGATCTTTATTTCTTTAGATGAGGAACAAATGGTGATCAGTAATACCGGCAACAATACTCCTCTGAGTAAAACACATCTTTTCCAGCGATTTTATAATCCTTCCAATAGCAGTACCAGTAACGGTTTGGGGCTGGCAGTGATCCGCCAGATCTGCGAAGCTTCCGGTCTTAGGGTTACATATGATTATGAAGTGGAAAAACACGTGTTCACCATTCACTTTAAATAA
- a CDS encoding response regulator transcription factor, protein MKVLIIEDEQNLSDSICQYLADENFLCEVAGTFETAMEKISLYDYTCIILDINLPGGSGLDLLKELKRSNKADGVLIVSAKNSLDDKVYGLKAGADDYLAKPFYLPELSARVAAIIRRKSFDGSNIISFDELQLNLLEKTAVVKNKVIDLTRKEYDLLLYFISNKNRVISKSAIAEHLWGDDMDISENYDFIYSHIKNLRKKLVQSGCPDYIKSIYGMGYKFSY, encoded by the coding sequence ATGAAAGTATTGATCATAGAGGATGAGCAGAACCTGTCAGACAGTATATGCCAGTACCTGGCAGATGAGAACTTCCTGTGTGAAGTGGCAGGGACCTTTGAAACAGCCATGGAAAAGATCTCTCTCTATGATTATACCTGCATCATATTAGACATTAACCTTCCCGGCGGAAGCGGGCTGGACCTGCTTAAAGAATTAAAACGCAGTAATAAAGCAGATGGGGTATTGATAGTTTCCGCCAAAAACTCCCTGGATGATAAAGTATATGGATTAAAGGCCGGCGCGGACGATTATCTGGCCAAGCCATTTTATTTACCGGAGCTATCAGCCCGCGTAGCTGCCATTATCAGGAGGAAAAGCTTTGATGGCAGTAATATTATATCGTTTGATGAATTACAGCTGAACCTGCTGGAAAAAACAGCCGTTGTAAAAAATAAAGTAATAGACCTTACCCGTAAAGAGTACGATCTGTTACTTTATTTCATCAGCAATAAGAACAGGGTGATCAGCAAAAGCGCCATAGCAGAACATTTATGGGGAGACGATATGGATATTTCCGAAAACTACGACTTCATTTACAGTCATATCAAAAACCTCCGGAAAAAGCTGGTGCAATCAGGCTGCCCTGATTATATCAAATCCATCTATGGGATGGGGTATAAGTTCTCTTATTAA
- a CDS encoding type 1 glutamine amidotransferase family protein, translated as MKNKLCYLFVFNGYSDWEPALAVAGLQQFTDFEVQTFSLDGKPVTSAGNLTVVPRLSLAELDTADLIIIPGGAAWSEGKNREITPFIKEALSEGKTVAAICDATLYMAAEGFLDNIKHTSNDLGLLKDAVPSYKGEANYVQKAAVRDKQVITANGTAGVPFAHEIFDQFGILEQNEGFAFWFGFFHKPEFRID; from the coding sequence ATGAAAAACAAACTTTGTTATCTCTTTGTATTCAATGGGTATTCTGACTGGGAACCCGCTCTCGCAGTTGCAGGTTTGCAGCAGTTCACTGATTTCGAAGTACAGACATTTTCTCTTGATGGAAAACCAGTCACCTCCGCTGGTAACCTTACGGTTGTGCCCAGGCTGTCCTTAGCGGAACTGGATACGGCTGATCTTATTATTATTCCGGGAGGGGCAGCATGGTCCGAAGGAAAGAACCGGGAGATCACCCCTTTTATTAAAGAAGCATTGAGTGAAGGGAAAACAGTGGCGGCTATCTGTGATGCCACCTTATACATGGCGGCAGAGGGTTTCCTGGATAATATCAAACATACCAGCAATGACCTGGGGTTGTTGAAGGATGCAGTACCTTCTTATAAAGGGGAAGCGAATTATGTTCAGAAAGCAGCTGTTCGGGATAAACAGGTGATCACGGCCAATGGTACGGCAGGAGTGCCTTTTGCGCATGAGATATTCGATCAGTTTGGGATATTGGAGCAAAATGAGGGGTTTGCTTTCTGGTTCGGGTTCTTTCATAAGCCGGAGTTTCGGATAGACTGA
- a CDS encoding BamA/TamA family outer membrane protein, translating into MRKTISALSLCILAGSGLRAQDSPLPDSIPARRNSLFPIPVIGFSPEKGFEFGVAALYSYYSDKKDPSPWTRNSTASILSTFTTNSQFKFDVRFENWTKDNNFHIKTNFRYHNFPFYFYGMGDTTQYKNRSLVGNKRYKFSVEAEKRVTSHFYAGLSLMYQHDRFTVDEQKGIYPLADLQDKEGGYATFLGVTGVYDNRNNQNYCTGGTFVRTNVSYAPSFLSKHPLWRLELKASHFIPISAKSTLGLNAYGHSLQGNTLPFYLMPEMGNDNIMRGYYTGRYRDQNYLAAQAEYRYFLDPKKHIKFWFIDMKPTFALAGFAGTGTVFKNGGFTTAGLKPNYGLGLRYFYDKAARITLRVDYGWGEKRPGEKRQSGFYISLSEAF; encoded by the coding sequence ATGCGTAAAACCATTTCGGCACTTTCTCTCTGTATTTTGGCGGGGTCGGGACTGAGAGCACAGGATTCTCCTCTGCCGGATTCTATTCCGGCGCGCAGGAACAGTCTTTTCCCGATACCGGTGATTGGTTTTTCTCCCGAAAAGGGTTTTGAATTCGGCGTAGCTGCACTGTATTCCTATTATTCAGATAAAAAGGACCCTTCTCCCTGGACGCGGAACTCCACGGCCAGCATACTTTCAACCTTCACTACCAATAGCCAGTTCAAGTTTGACGTCCGTTTCGAAAACTGGACGAAGGATAACAACTTCCATATAAAAACAAACTTCCGCTATCATAATTTCCCTTTCTATTTCTACGGAATGGGAGATACTACGCAGTACAAGAACCGCTCCCTGGTAGGGAATAAAAGGTACAAGTTCTCCGTAGAAGCTGAGAAAAGAGTGACCAGTCATTTTTACGCAGGGCTTTCCCTTATGTATCAGCACGACCGGTTCACGGTGGATGAACAGAAAGGTATTTACCCGCTGGCAGATCTGCAGGATAAAGAAGGTGGTTACGCTACTTTTTTGGGGGTGACGGGTGTGTACGATAACCGGAATAATCAGAATTACTGCACAGGGGGCACTTTTGTAAGGACCAATGTATCCTACGCCCCTTCTTTTTTAAGCAAACATCCTTTGTGGCGGCTTGAGCTGAAGGCCAGTCATTTTATTCCCATCTCTGCAAAAAGCACACTGGGCCTGAATGCTTACGGGCATTCCCTGCAGGGTAATACATTGCCTTTTTACCTGATGCCGGAAATGGGGAATGATAACATTATGCGGGGTTATTATACGGGGCGTTACCGCGACCAGAATTACCTGGCAGCACAGGCGGAGTACCGTTATTTCTTAGACCCTAAGAAACATATTAAGTTCTGGTTCATTGATATGAAACCCACTTTTGCGCTGGCAGGTTTTGCCGGAACAGGTACCGTGTTCAAGAATGGCGGATTTACCACTGCTGGGTTAAAACCCAATTATGGGCTGGGGCTGCGTTACTTCTATGATAAGGCGGCACGGATCACGCTTCGGGTGGATTATGGATGGGGAGAAAAGAGGCCGGGAGAAAAGCGGCAGAGCGGGTTTTATATTTCGCTGTCGGAAGCGTTTTAA
- a CDS encoding nicotinate phosphoribosyltransferase, which yields MQNLILLADAYKYSHHKLYVPGTNKIYSYLESRGGLFSETVFYGLQYLLKAYLEGQVITAEKIKEASEMLPEVFGRDDVFDASRFQYLLEEHSGHLPVRIKAVPEGTVVPVKNVLMTIENTDPKCYWLTNFLETLLMQVWYPNTVATLSREIKKIVLQYFKATASAASQAGIDLVLNDFGFRGATSVEAAGLGGSAHLVNFSGSDTLAASTFAKRYYHASKAPGLSIPATEHSIVTLLGEAGEEKIFKHVLDTFPEGTIACVSDSYNIFRACEEYWGTLLKDQVLARKGTLVIRPDSGDPVRTLLKVFGILMDKFGFTLNEKGYKVLPPQVRVIQGDGINYQSIREIYAALQQAGISAENLVLGMGGALIQKVNRDTQEFALKCSYAEINGEGVDVSKSPVEMDASGELRTSFKKSKAGKFKLVKGSDGYKTVGADEFPELPDVLETVFEDGKLVKDQRFEDIRKNAAI from the coding sequence ATGCAGAACCTTATTTTACTCGCGGACGCCTACAAATATTCCCATCACAAGCTCTATGTTCCGGGCACGAATAAGATCTATTCTTACCTGGAAAGCCGTGGCGGCCTGTTTTCCGAAACGGTATTTTATGGATTGCAGTATCTTCTGAAAGCCTATTTAGAAGGTCAGGTGATCACTGCGGAAAAGATCAAAGAGGCTTCGGAGATGTTGCCGGAAGTATTTGGCAGGGATGATGTATTTGATGCCTCGCGCTTTCAATATCTCCTGGAAGAACATAGTGGCCATTTGCCTGTGCGGATTAAAGCGGTGCCGGAAGGAACTGTTGTTCCGGTGAAAAATGTATTGATGACGATCGAAAATACGGACCCTAAATGTTATTGGCTCACGAATTTTTTAGAGACATTACTGATGCAGGTTTGGTATCCGAATACGGTAGCTACGCTTTCGCGGGAGATAAAGAAGATTGTTCTCCAATACTTCAAGGCTACGGCCAGTGCCGCTTCGCAGGCGGGGATCGATCTTGTGCTGAATGATTTTGGATTCCGTGGCGCTACTTCCGTAGAGGCGGCAGGGTTAGGTGGCAGTGCGCATCTTGTGAACTTCAGCGGGAGCGATACATTGGCGGCTTCCACTTTTGCGAAAAGATATTACCATGCATCGAAAGCTCCGGGGCTTTCCATTCCGGCTACGGAACATTCTATTGTTACTTTATTGGGAGAAGCAGGAGAGGAAAAAATATTCAAACATGTGCTGGACACTTTTCCGGAAGGCACTATTGCCTGTGTCTCTGATTCCTATAATATCTTCCGGGCCTGTGAGGAATACTGGGGCACTTTGCTGAAAGACCAGGTCCTGGCCAGGAAAGGTACATTGGTGATCCGGCCGGATTCCGGAGACCCGGTGAGAACATTGCTGAAAGTGTTCGGGATCCTGATGGATAAATTTGGATTTACCCTGAATGAAAAGGGCTATAAAGTACTGCCACCACAGGTTCGGGTGATCCAGGGGGATGGGATCAATTACCAATCCATCCGGGAGATCTATGCTGCCTTACAGCAGGCAGGGATCAGTGCGGAGAACCTTGTGCTGGGTATGGGCGGGGCTTTGATCCAAAAGGTGAACCGGGATACGCAGGAGTTTGCACTGAAATGTTCTTATGCGGAGATTAACGGGGAAGGCGTGGATGTTTCTAAGTCTCCGGTGGAAATGGATGCTTCCGGCGAACTGCGGACTTCTTTCAAAAAATCCAAGGCGGGGAAATTCAAGCTCGTGAAGGGTTCTGATGGGTATAAAACGGTGGGGGCGGATGAGTTTCCTGAGCTGCCCGATGTGTTGGAAACGGTTTTCGAGGATGGGAAGCTGGTGAAGGACCAGCGGTTTGAGGATATCAGGAAAAATGCTGCTATATGA
- a CDS encoding NUDIX hydrolase: MPVHQHIRVTADAVVLRFNSKEGMMVLLSKRSIPPHIFKWGLPGGFVQNDEPLENAVHREIRDETGLRVNYLEQFKTFGAPDRDPRGRVLCVAHVGLIKPSAAKLTLGAGNKEARWYPVRELPQMAFDHAEVIAAALDHLRLRFRHEPLAFELLDAKFPVSELEKLYEWLYDRMVDRRNFQKKIHGLGLLTTQQEKLKHPLQGRPAQLFSFNREKFTELQEKGTFVEIFS, from the coding sequence TTGCCAGTTCATCAACACATCAGGGTGACAGCGGATGCCGTAGTGCTTCGCTTCAACTCTAAGGAAGGCATGATGGTATTGCTCAGTAAACGCAGTATCCCTCCTCACATTTTTAAATGGGGGCTTCCCGGTGGTTTTGTTCAAAACGACGAACCGCTGGAAAACGCCGTACATCGCGAAATCCGCGATGAGACCGGGCTCCGTGTTAATTACCTGGAACAGTTCAAAACTTTTGGCGCGCCGGACCGTGATCCGCGTGGCCGCGTATTGTGTGTGGCACATGTAGGGCTGATCAAACCTTCCGCGGCTAAACTAACGCTGGGCGCGGGAAACAAAGAAGCACGCTGGTACCCCGTGAGGGAATTACCGCAAATGGCCTTTGATCATGCAGAAGTGATTGCCGCTGCGCTGGACCATCTTCGCCTGCGTTTCAGGCATGAACCCCTGGCCTTTGAACTGCTCGATGCCAAGTTCCCTGTTTCCGAACTGGAGAAACTCTACGAATGGTTGTACGACCGGATGGTAGACCGGCGGAATTTCCAGAAAAAGATCCACGGATTGGGATTACTGACCACGCAGCAGGAGAAATTGAAGCACCCTTTACAAGGTCGTCCGGCTCAATTATTTAGCTTTAACAGGGAGAAATTCACGGAATTACAGGAAAAGGGCACTTTCGTTGAAATATTCTCCTAA
- a CDS encoding M28 family peptidase: MKKCYLLLPLVCITLVAYPQKKADRKTVNNLQLHVTYLASDKLEGRRTGTEGEQLASAYIAEQMKLAGLSPKGDQGYLQTFTVREGKEPGANTKFNINHQAIKPEHYRPLPFSAVKAAKGEVLPGVNEMDNIWLDNVKAWDEKVSPHASPMELYIKKTKEAKKNGATGIVFYNGPEEFTTVTRWLDEKSEALPIPAVWVGPEASKTLSADDANGFQIEMQVDFKDSKRTGTNVVGYIDNGAANTVVIGAHYDHLGLGEDHNSLAPGEKAIHNGADDNASGTAALLELGRLLKASKLKNNNYLLIAFSGEELGLFGSKYYTENSTIDITSVNYMVNMDMVGRLNNDKGLQIGGIGTSPSWTALLKSSLPSGLKVSYDSSGTGPSDHTSFYRKDIPVLFFFTGTHADYHKPSDDADKINYEGELTVLKTVYEIIEKTNAQPRLAFTKTREMQMGRSTRFTVTLGIMPDYTYSKGGVRVDGVSDGKPASKAGLATGDVIIQLGNMPVTDVETYMGALSTFKAGDQTTVKVKRGKEEKVFDIRF; the protein is encoded by the coding sequence GTGAAAAAGTGTTACCTGTTACTCCCACTCGTTTGTATAACGCTGGTTGCTTACCCGCAAAAGAAAGCTGATCGCAAAACTGTCAATAACCTGCAATTGCATGTGACTTACCTGGCCAGTGATAAGCTGGAAGGGCGCCGTACTGGCACGGAAGGTGAACAACTGGCCTCCGCCTACATTGCAGAACAGATGAAGCTGGCGGGCCTTAGCCCCAAAGGGGACCAGGGATACCTGCAAACTTTTACGGTACGGGAAGGAAAAGAACCCGGCGCCAACACAAAATTTAACATTAACCACCAGGCCATCAAACCTGAACATTACAGGCCTTTGCCCTTCAGTGCTGTAAAAGCAGCAAAAGGAGAAGTGCTGCCGGGGGTAAATGAAATGGATAATATCTGGCTGGACAATGTGAAGGCCTGGGATGAAAAGGTAAGCCCGCATGCTTCTCCGATGGAGTTGTATATTAAAAAGACCAAAGAAGCTAAAAAGAACGGGGCTACAGGCATTGTGTTCTACAATGGCCCTGAGGAGTTCACGACCGTTACCCGCTGGCTGGATGAAAAGTCGGAAGCCTTGCCGATCCCGGCAGTGTGGGTAGGCCCGGAAGCCAGCAAAACCCTCTCCGCGGATGATGCCAATGGGTTCCAGATAGAGATGCAGGTGGATTTTAAAGACAGCAAACGTACCGGTACCAATGTGGTGGGGTATATAGATAACGGAGCCGCCAATACGGTTGTTATCGGCGCACACTATGATCACCTGGGGCTGGGAGAAGATCATAATTCCCTTGCCCCCGGCGAAAAGGCCATTCATAACGGGGCAGATGATAATGCCAGCGGAACGGCTGCCCTGCTGGAATTGGGCCGGTTACTGAAGGCTTCGAAACTTAAAAACAACAATTACCTGCTGATCGCTTTTTCCGGGGAAGAACTGGGGCTTTTTGGCAGCAAGTATTATACAGAGAACAGCACTATAGATATTACATCTGTGAATTACATGGTGAACATGGATATGGTGGGCCGCCTCAATAATGATAAAGGTTTACAGATCGGTGGCATTGGCACCTCTCCTTCCTGGACGGCCCTCCTCAAAAGCAGCCTGCCTTCCGGGTTAAAAGTAAGTTATGATTCTTCCGGCACCGGCCCATCTGACCATACCTCCTTTTACCGGAAAGATATTCCCGTGCTTTTCTTTTTTACCGGCACCCATGCGGATTACCACAAACCCAGCGACGACGCGGATAAGATCAATTACGAAGGAGAACTCACCGTGCTGAAAACGGTGTATGAGATCATTGAAAAAACCAATGCGCAGCCCCGCCTGGCTTTTACCAAAACCCGGGAAATGCAGATGGGGCGCAGTACCCGCTTTACGGTAACGCTGGGTATTATGCCGGACTATACCTATAGCAAAGGGGGCGTGCGGGTAGACGGTGTTTCTGATGGCAAACCCGCCAGCAAGGCTGGTTTGGCTACTGGTGATGTGATCATTCAACTGGGAAATATGCCCGTTACGGATGTGGAAACTTATATGGGAGCCCTTTCAACATTTAAAGCCGGAGACCAAACGACCGTTAAAGTAAAGCGCGGAAAAGAAGAGAAAGTATTTGACATCCGTTTTTAA
- the gcvT gene encoding glycine cleavage system aminomethyltransferase GcvT: protein MKNTPFTHKHIALGAKMAPFAGYNMPISYTGINDEHAAVRNSAGVFDVSHMGEFILKGENALDLIQRVTSNDASKLTAGKAQYSCLPNAEGGIVDDLLVYCIEENKVYMLVVNASNIEKDWNWISQFNSKGVEMHNISDQTCLLAIQGPLATSILQTLTDKDVINLKYYTFVKGTFAGVENVLISATGYTGAGGLEIYFEDKDGAADKVWDAIFAAGASKGIKPIGLGARDTLRLEMGFCLYGNDIDDRTNPLEAGLGWITKFTKDFTARPILEKIKAEGVKQKLVGLEMIDKGIPRHDYEIKDAQGNLIGRVTSGTQSPTLQKAVGLGYVRTDFATLDSEVYIAVRDKLLKAKVSKVPFLS, encoded by the coding sequence ATGAAGAACACGCCGTTTACACACAAACACATTGCACTGGGCGCAAAAATGGCGCCATTCGCAGGTTATAACATGCCGATCTCTTATACCGGTATCAATGATGAACACGCAGCAGTGCGTAATAGTGCAGGTGTGTTTGATGTAAGCCACATGGGCGAATTCATTCTCAAAGGAGAAAATGCCCTGGACCTCATTCAGCGCGTTACCAGTAACGACGCTTCCAAACTTACTGCCGGAAAGGCCCAGTACTCCTGCCTCCCCAATGCAGAAGGAGGTATCGTGGACGACCTGCTGGTATATTGCATCGAGGAAAATAAAGTATACATGCTGGTGGTGAACGCCAGTAATATTGAAAAGGACTGGAACTGGATCAGCCAGTTCAACTCCAAAGGGGTGGAAATGCATAACATTTCAGACCAAACCTGCCTGCTGGCCATCCAGGGCCCACTTGCCACCAGCATCCTGCAGACCTTAACAGATAAAGACGTTATCAATCTTAAATATTACACCTTCGTAAAAGGCACTTTTGCAGGGGTGGAAAATGTACTGATCAGTGCTACGGGTTATACCGGCGCAGGTGGTCTTGAGATCTATTTTGAAGATAAGGACGGCGCAGCAGATAAGGTCTGGGACGCTATCTTTGCCGCCGGTGCTTCTAAAGGCATCAAGCCAATTGGCCTGGGGGCCCGCGATACCCTCCGCCTGGAAATGGGTTTCTGCCTCTATGGGAATGATATAGACGACCGTACCAATCCATTGGAAGCCGGTTTGGGCTGGATCACCAAGTTCACAAAAGACTTTACCGCCCGCCCCATCCTGGAAAAAATTAAGGCAGAAGGGGTTAAACAAAAGCTCGTAGGTCTTGAGATGATAGATAAAGGCATTCCCCGCCATGATTATGAGATCAAAGATGCACAAGGCAACCTGATCGGCAGGGTTACTTCCGGCACACAATCCCCCACCCTCCAGAAAGCAGTGGGATTGGGATATGTGAGAACAGACTTTGCAACACTCGATTCAGAAGTTTATATTGCAGTGCGCGACAAGCTCCTGAAAGCAAAAGTTTCCAAGGTGCCATTCCTGTCCTAA
- a CDS encoding SRPBCC family protein produces MPLIHLTTVIHAPLHRVFDLSRSITLHKRSMEHLKEEAIKGRTSGLIEYDETVTWRAKHLNKMRQLTMKITAMQKDHYFCDEMVDGDFTFMKHEHFFREIANGTVVIDIMEFGTPYGRVGRWFEKLYLKKYMQRLLALRNNIIKEYAESEKWRVILD; encoded by the coding sequence ATGCCGCTGATCCATCTTACCACGGTTATTCATGCTCCATTGCACAGGGTCTTTGACCTGAGCCGGAGTATCACACTGCATAAACGCAGTATGGAACACTTAAAAGAAGAGGCCATAAAAGGAAGAACGAGTGGATTGATAGAATATGATGAAACGGTTACATGGAGAGCCAAACATCTTAACAAAATGCGGCAGCTCACCATGAAGATCACGGCCATGCAAAAAGACCACTACTTTTGCGATGAAATGGTGGATGGTGACTTCACCTTTATGAAGCACGAACATTTTTTCCGCGAGATAGCAAATGGTACCGTAGTAATAGATATCATGGAGTTCGGAACACCCTATGGCCGCGTTGGCCGCTGGTTTGAAAAGCTCTATCTTAAAAAATACATGCAACGCCTGTTAGCGCTGCGCAACAATATCATCAAGGAATATGCAGAAAGTGAAAAGTGGCGGGTGATCCTTGATTAA
- a CDS encoding 2-phosphosulfolactate phosphatase, translating into MDEITKPRLEVCLSPALLHLFDVKNSIVVIIDVLRATSTICTALYNGAAKVIPVATVEECVSIGRQLDAITAGERDGKIAEGLLHGNSPFEYPTEFIGGKVLVLTTTNGTKLLHMAKDAVQIITGSFPNISAVCEYLISQGQNVILGCAAWKDRVNMEDTLFAGAVVSRIKEHFDVNCDSAIAAETLYHSAKGDLFSFMKKASHFHRLARYGLEEDIKYCLTEDGANILPILRNGELIKEK; encoded by the coding sequence ATGGACGAAATAACAAAACCAAGGCTGGAAGTATGCCTTTCCCCAGCCCTCCTTCACTTGTTCGACGTTAAGAACAGCATTGTTGTAATTATCGACGTTTTACGCGCTACTTCCACCATTTGCACTGCATTATACAATGGTGCGGCAAAAGTTATTCCGGTGGCCACTGTGGAAGAATGCGTAAGTATCGGCCGCCAGCTGGACGCTATCACTGCCGGAGAGCGGGATGGTAAAATTGCCGAAGGTTTATTACATGGCAATTCCCCCTTCGAATATCCCACAGAATTCATTGGCGGTAAAGTGCTGGTGCTTACCACTACCAATGGCACCAAACTTTTGCACATGGCAAAAGATGCCGTACAGATCATCACGGGATCTTTCCCTAACATTTCCGCCGTTTGCGAATACCTGATCTCCCAGGGGCAGAACGTGATCCTCGGTTGCGCTGCCTGGAAAGACCGCGTAAATATGGAAGACACCCTGTTTGCCGGAGCAGTAGTGAGCCGCATCAAAGAACATTTCGATGTAAACTGCGATTCTGCGATTGCTGCTGAAACACTCTACCATAGCGCAAAAGGAGACCTGTTCTCTTTCATGAAAAAAGCATCTCACTTCCATCGCCTGGCCCGCTACGGACTGGAAGAAGATATAAAATACTGCCTTACGGAAGATGGTGCCAACATCCTGCCCATCTTAAGGAATGGCGAACTGATCAAAGAAAAATAA
- a CDS encoding DoxX family protein, with amino-acid sequence MANITSIENTKTQQLGLLILRIGVGVLFFIFGWQKIAGGEPVWTGVGGSMKFFGISAWPAFWGLLATISEFLGGLLLVFGLFTRFAALSLVITMIVATVFKFALGATLGDATGAITMLLINVFFLFNGGGVYSADNFLRLKRQVA; translated from the coding sequence ATGGCGAATATAACCTCTATTGAAAACACAAAGACCCAACAGCTCGGATTATTAATATTGCGTATTGGCGTTGGGGTATTGTTCTTTATTTTCGGATGGCAAAAAATAGCTGGCGGTGAGCCTGTTTGGACGGGAGTAGGTGGTTCCATGAAGTTTTTTGGTATCAGTGCATGGCCTGCATTCTGGGGGCTGCTGGCTACTATTTCTGAATTCCTGGGTGGATTGTTGCTCGTGTTTGGCTTATTCACCCGTTTTGCGGCCCTTTCACTGGTGATCACCATGATCGTGGCTACTGTATTTAAGTTTGCGCTCGGCGCTACCTTAGGGGATGCCACCGGAGCGATTACCATGCTGCTGATCAATGTATTCTTTTTGTTCAACGGCGGTGGCGTTTATTCAGCAGATAATTTCCTGCGACTCAAAAGACAGGTCGCTTAA